Proteins found in one Limnobaculum xujianqingii genomic segment:
- a CDS encoding PKD domain-containing protein, with product MKMKLLSKAFMVLGFCSMASSAMALEAWSGQEGSDTFQVIYSGNVYSNAWWVGAADCPASSIQNPDSNAWRLVRTATAQEMTQYGNPTTCDVSNGAAATVSPEFDATQAYTKGTVVGIGGANYKATADIAANTFTPSKPNPWKAYAAAPGWEAGKIYDTGEIVIVNGQGYEAWFYTVGDDPANTANQSPDGDNGRPWKPLGSLKNYTEQELSKAPVLNLQTLYPAGTLVKYQNIPYVSQAQVHLVKPDDKTLWEIFIDWTGTKERVGKPNATWPKHVYAPYVDFTLNSIPDLASLSKSQNITHYTLAFIVAKDNNTCLPTWGTAYNINDYTQYRKIKELREAGGDVMVSIGGANNTPLAAACKNVDDLQKQYYDIVDNLNLNVLDFDIEGNWVADNESIQRRNEAVKKVQDRWRQEGRKVGIWYTLPILPTGLTQEGIYVLNDAKAKGVDLAGINVMTMDYGNSICQSAGTEGQNIHGKCATSAIDNLFTQVKAIWPEKDDATVNGMLGTTPMIGYNDVQGEVFFMSDARMVFQQAKDRNIGMIGIWSMFRDQPGTAGYVGPENSGMTEQQAPIYAYSKVFAPFTTTSGGQPVPPVTGNVPPVANAGVSQTVDGAQAITLDGTGSTDQDGDALTYQWEQTSGPAVTLNGADMATATFNVEQPVQHATYKFRLTVKDQEHSAYAETTVSVINAAQPIAPTLVLSPSWQVQSGSQVVITATASDPDSTSAQLNWNWTIPGELTQVTGQGTNTLTITAPSVTAAKGYQLAVRVVDQNNLSATANTTLQINPKAEPTPTPTPSGDYQYAYPKDISKYKAGTRVLGKDGGIYECKPYPYSGWCSQAAWAYEPGKGVNWKDAWDKR from the coding sequence ATGAAGATGAAGTTACTATCGAAAGCGTTCATGGTGCTGGGCTTTTGTAGCATGGCCTCATCGGCCATGGCGCTGGAAGCCTGGAGTGGACAAGAGGGAAGCGATACTTTCCAGGTAATATATTCTGGTAATGTTTACTCTAATGCCTGGTGGGTTGGGGCTGCTGATTGTCCTGCCAGCTCAATTCAAAATCCAGACAGTAATGCATGGCGTTTAGTGCGAACGGCTACTGCTCAGGAAATGACCCAGTACGGTAATCCAACGACTTGTGATGTTTCTAATGGTGCAGCGGCTACGGTATCCCCTGAGTTTGATGCAACGCAAGCTTATACTAAAGGTACCGTAGTCGGTATTGGCGGAGCTAACTACAAGGCAACGGCAGATATTGCTGCGAATACTTTTACGCCATCAAAACCAAATCCCTGGAAAGCTTATGCTGCTGCCCCTGGATGGGAAGCGGGTAAAATTTATGATACCGGCGAAATAGTTATTGTTAATGGTCAAGGTTATGAGGCCTGGTTCTATACCGTAGGGGATGACCCGGCCAACACCGCTAACCAAAGTCCTGATGGCGATAATGGTCGTCCGTGGAAGCCACTTGGTTCGCTCAAAAATTATACTGAGCAGGAGTTGTCTAAAGCTCCTGTGTTGAATCTACAAACTCTGTATCCGGCAGGGACATTAGTTAAATATCAAAATATTCCTTATGTTTCTCAGGCTCAGGTTCATTTGGTGAAACCGGATGATAAAACCCTGTGGGAAATTTTTATTGACTGGACCGGTACTAAAGAGCGTGTTGGTAAGCCAAATGCCACATGGCCAAAACATGTGTATGCCCCTTATGTTGACTTTACGTTGAACAGTATTCCGGATTTGGCTTCATTGTCAAAGAGCCAGAATATCACCCACTATACGTTGGCTTTTATTGTGGCTAAAGATAACAACACCTGTCTGCCAACCTGGGGTACAGCCTATAACATTAACGACTATACCCAATACAGAAAGATTAAAGAGTTACGTGAAGCAGGTGGTGATGTAATGGTATCTATCGGTGGAGCAAACAACACTCCGCTGGCAGCCGCTTGTAAGAACGTAGATGATTTGCAGAAGCAATACTACGATATCGTTGATAACCTGAATCTTAACGTTCTGGATTTTGATATCGAAGGTAACTGGGTTGCTGATAATGAGTCGATTCAACGACGTAATGAAGCAGTGAAAAAAGTACAGGATCGTTGGCGTCAGGAAGGTCGTAAAGTGGGTATCTGGTATACCTTACCAATTCTGCCAACCGGATTAACTCAGGAAGGGATCTATGTACTGAATGATGCTAAAGCTAAGGGCGTGGATCTGGCGGGTATTAACGTTATGACCATGGACTACGGTAACAGCATTTGCCAGTCAGCTGGTACTGAAGGACAAAATATCCACGGTAAATGTGCGACATCAGCAATTGATAACTTGTTTACTCAGGTAAAAGCTATTTGGCCTGAGAAAGATGATGCTACCGTGAATGGAATGTTAGGTACTACACCAATGATCGGCTATAACGACGTTCAGGGTGAAGTATTCTTTATGTCTGATGCCAGAATGGTTTTCCAACAGGCGAAAGATCGTAATATCGGCATGATCGGTATTTGGTCAATGTTCCGCGATCAACCGGGTACTGCTGGATATGTAGGGCCAGAGAATAGCGGGATGACCGAGCAGCAGGCACCAATATATGCCTACAGTAAAGTCTTTGCACCATTCACTACCACCAGTGGTGGGCAGCCGGTTCCTCCGGTTACCGGAAATGTACCTCCGGTTGCTAATGCGGGAGTTAGCCAGACCGTTGATGGAGCACAAGCCATCACTTTGGACGGTACGGGTTCTACCGATCAGGATGGTGATGCATTGACCTATCAATGGGAGCAAACCAGCGGCCCGGCAGTTACGTTAAATGGTGCCGATATGGCAACAGCCACCTTTAATGTTGAACAACCGGTACAGCATGCGACCTATAAGTTCCGTTTAACGGTTAAAGATCAGGAGCACAGCGCTTATGCGGAGACGACTGTTTCTGTTATTAATGCGGCACAGCCAATTGCACCAACGTTAGTCTTGTCACCAAGCTGGCAGGTACAAAGCGGCAGTCAGGTAGTCATTACTGCAACGGCTTCCGACCCTGATAGTACCAGTGCGCAGCTAAACTGGAACTGGACTATTCCAGGCGAACTGACTCAGGTTACCGGACAAGGTACCAATACGTTGACTATCACTGCACCATCAGTGACTGCGGCTAAGGGGTATCAACTGGCGGTACGGGTTGTGGATCAAAATAATCTGAGCGCAACGGCAAATACCACGTTACAGATTAATCCAAAAGCTGAACCTACACCTACACCTACACCATCGGGGGATTATCAATATGCCTATCCGAAAGATATCAGCAAATATAAAGCTGGAACCCGTGTATTAGGGAAAGATGGCGGCATTTATGAGTGTAAGCCATATCCTTACTCTGGCTGGTGTAGTCAGGCAGCATGGGCTTATGAACCGGGTAAAGGCGTTAACTGGAAAGACGCCTGGGATAAACGTTAA
- a CDS encoding winged helix-turn-helix transcriptional regulator, whose translation MSSDNSRMADLQTFEGKPTEHINKLMEVLMPLATFKSYKQYRNIQLINQSEPLCMLLTEGSATVCRNKDGLVVTNTYAPAIIGLGSLGISQSEFFLRTETDAKLGLIPITLALEIIQQQDLLIHLIYLQAFFIQSLGEREAHLSGITIYESICLHLLKLMQESEEIRQNTSAYTYIQERTNFSRSRIMNILSALKQGGYIKIENGKLQYVGKLPERF comes from the coding sequence ATGAGTTCGGATAATAGCAGAATGGCCGATCTTCAAACATTTGAAGGTAAACCGACTGAACATATTAATAAGTTAATGGAAGTTTTAATGCCACTCGCTACCTTTAAATCCTATAAACAGTATCGAAATATCCAACTGATTAATCAGAGTGAACCACTGTGTATGTTGTTAACGGAAGGTAGCGCTACAGTATGTCGGAATAAGGATGGCCTGGTAGTAACCAATACTTACGCTCCGGCAATAATAGGTCTCGGCTCTTTGGGCATTAGTCAAAGTGAGTTTTTTTTACGTACAGAAACAGACGCTAAATTAGGATTAATACCCATAACGCTGGCACTGGAAATTATTCAACAACAGGACTTACTGATACATTTAATTTATTTACAGGCTTTCTTTATTCAAAGTTTGGGGGAGAGAGAGGCTCATCTATCGGGAATAACTATTTACGAATCAATATGCCTGCACCTGCTAAAACTAATGCAAGAGTCTGAAGAGATACGTCAAAATACCAGTGCCTACACCTACATTCAGGAACGCACCAACTTTTCCCGCAGCCGTATTATGAATATCTTGTCTGCCCTAAAACAAGGCGGATATATCAAAATTGAAAATGGGAAATTACAGTACGTAGGCAAGCTGCCAGAACGTTTTTAA
- the iagB gene encoding type III secretion system invasion protein IagB: MKIAAFFAFMAISTTSYATCWDEAAGYFNIDPRLLNAIAQVESGMKADAYNSNNNGSYDVGLMQINSSHFSRLKKLGVDEHVLVNDPCISVLVGASILSEMIGQYGYTWEAVGAYNAGMGEKRHDLRMKYAYRVWQRYQKLKER; this comes from the coding sequence ATGAAAATCGCAGCTTTCTTTGCATTCATGGCAATCAGCACTACAAGCTATGCAACCTGCTGGGATGAAGCCGCGGGTTACTTCAATATCGATCCCCGGTTGTTAAATGCCATTGCACAAGTTGAGTCGGGTATGAAGGCCGATGCCTATAATTCCAATAACAATGGAAGTTATGATGTTGGCTTGATGCAAATTAACAGTTCTCATTTTTCGCGTCTGAAGAAACTGGGTGTTGATGAGCATGTGCTGGTGAACGATCCCTGTATTTCTGTATTGGTCGGTGCTTCCATTTTGTCAGAAATGATTGGTCAGTATGGTTACACCTGGGAAGCGGTAGGCGCTTACAATGCCGGAATGGGTGAAAAACGTCACGATCTAAGAATGAAATATGCTTATCGGGTGTGGCAACGTTACCAGAAGCTAAAAGAAAGGTAA